The Corallococcus exiguus genome has a window encoding:
- a CDS encoding HD domain-containing protein codes for MIDFENALREWSNRDPQYEVLWAQWTYDKRLVSRALQAVGVLFPHYSLHDESHSNTILRQLARVLGPSRIARLSPTDIWLLLEAAYHHDIGMVVPDARKRAWWSNQPFKIHLLQLAESHDPDLRRAARTLSTRTFESLGDEWPFEVQRALLLAMADYARKQHPAMAEEIVETPARISLDSPRILIPRRLFQLLALICRHHGSSFEKTLELPGRESGYGTDEAHPRFVGCMLRLGDLLDLDDGRFCPTLIGTMGRLPPSSRAHERKHASIRHLLVSPKIIEVEAVCERKDVAAYEETERWLSWLRDELKNQAARWAEIAPTEDFGTLPSVGRITAKIEGHITIGEGRLPRFEVERDSIIKLVQGANIYERPTSFIRELLQNAVDATLLRCWNDHHSEILEWEKDLKNQDKALDNLRGILKNYPIQVKVTNPKKRSTISAPKGRDDYRFKVVIEDKGWGISRQDIHYLQQIGGSSKNQRKQFRRIDMPEWMQPSGVFGIGLQSVFLFAQRVVITTRPDDSPEILRITLRKGYRGSVGQILVEELDQPQARLEIGTTIVCEINMPSVPKAMKHPFDSPEIQAAFSDFDPVKDSTLLYKFALAKDEVRKFANESLCQLSLNGITLTSTPSLTGTTPQEQSSIEDSRYFDKKTNIEIIFANPNRGIFVSLFYRGAPLAREFQSISDILSFDVDLHFGGADKFLGLSRDNVRPDKKAWLNRRINKALLNVFPRYYENLRAQAEKNDSVNADELGAASLFAEVNGKHFKPHLISHQEWQSLDWIDGISLGDLVKFDIIELRETGDYSSKHRLEMSHDENISTCKITTSPTVSDWLWQLLSLKHQPTLIAAHANHAAHYRFHRVSGQLLAPLPDDAALRSALQLIVHPDRGMGSRNTLPCPRGFELLRIERSPPYVNQILFRLPLRIVCPFTIKPSGEISVPNIVDAVRWTARNAADESIQYTAKPPSKSTLALISSKMLELIEHINRLMDNAWSSRRAYDLEQIRRELGNAFGPEAIKPSIPQHP; via the coding sequence ATGATCGACTTCGAGAATGCGCTTCGGGAGTGGTCTAACAGGGACCCGCAGTACGAAGTGCTCTGGGCTCAGTGGACATATGACAAGCGACTGGTGTCCCGCGCGCTCCAAGCTGTTGGAGTTCTGTTTCCACACTACAGCCTACACGACGAGTCTCATTCGAATACCATCCTGAGACAGCTTGCGCGCGTTCTCGGCCCTAGCCGAATCGCTCGCCTCTCCCCAACAGATATTTGGCTACTGCTTGAGGCAGCCTATCACCACGACATCGGAATGGTCGTGCCTGACGCACGCAAGCGGGCGTGGTGGAGCAATCAGCCCTTCAAAATCCACCTACTCCAACTAGCCGAATCTCACGATCCGGACCTACGAAGAGCAGCAAGGACGCTATCAACGCGCACGTTCGAAAGCCTTGGGGACGAATGGCCGTTTGAGGTCCAGCGGGCTCTGCTTCTGGCTATGGCTGACTATGCGCGCAAACAGCACCCAGCAATGGCTGAAGAAATCGTCGAGACCCCAGCACGCATCTCGCTCGACTCACCCCGCATCCTAATTCCCAGGCGTCTATTTCAACTTCTCGCATTAATTTGCAGACACCATGGCAGCTCTTTCGAGAAGACGCTGGAACTTCCCGGCCGCGAGTCGGGATATGGCACCGACGAGGCCCACCCACGATTCGTCGGCTGCATGCTCAGGCTCGGAGATCTCCTCGACCTAGACGATGGGCGCTTCTGTCCGACACTGATAGGAACCATGGGCCGACTGCCTCCCTCCTCAAGGGCCCATGAACGCAAACACGCATCTATTCGACACCTCCTCGTGAGCCCGAAAATCATTGAAGTCGAAGCGGTTTGCGAGAGGAAAGATGTCGCCGCATATGAAGAAACGGAACGCTGGCTTTCATGGCTACGTGACGAACTGAAGAACCAGGCGGCACGTTGGGCTGAAATCGCGCCCACTGAAGACTTCGGCACCCTTCCCAGCGTAGGCAGAATCACCGCCAAGATTGAGGGCCACATCACTATCGGAGAGGGCCGTCTGCCTCGCTTCGAAGTCGAGCGCGACTCCATTATCAAGCTAGTCCAAGGCGCAAACATCTACGAGAGGCCAACCAGCTTTATCCGCGAACTACTCCAGAATGCAGTAGATGCTACGCTGCTACGCTGTTGGAACGACCATCACAGCGAAATACTGGAATGGGAGAAGGATCTCAAAAATCAGGATAAAGCACTCGACAACCTACGAGGCATACTCAAGAACTATCCCATCCAAGTCAAAGTCACCAACCCTAAGAAAAGATCAACCATTTCCGCCCCCAAAGGACGTGACGACTATCGCTTCAAGGTCGTGATTGAAGACAAGGGATGGGGCATTTCACGCCAGGACATCCATTACCTTCAGCAGATTGGCGGGTCGAGCAAGAACCAGCGCAAGCAGTTCCGGCGCATTGACATGCCGGAATGGATGCAGCCCTCAGGCGTCTTTGGCATCGGACTCCAAAGCGTCTTCCTCTTCGCGCAACGTGTAGTAATCACTACGCGGCCGGACGATTCACCAGAAATCCTGCGAATTACGCTTCGAAAAGGTTACCGAGGCAGCGTAGGCCAGATCTTGGTCGAAGAATTGGATCAGCCTCAGGCGAGACTGGAGATTGGAACCACCATAGTCTGTGAAATCAACATGCCTTCCGTCCCCAAGGCAATGAAGCACCCCTTCGATTCGCCGGAAATCCAAGCAGCATTTTCCGACTTCGATCCGGTAAAAGACTCAACGCTCTTATACAAATTCGCCCTAGCCAAGGATGAGGTGCGAAAATTCGCGAACGAAAGCCTCTGTCAACTAAGCCTCAACGGAATAACACTGACCTCCACTCCGTCTCTCACCGGCACAACCCCCCAAGAACAATCATCAATTGAAGACTCAAGGTACTTTGACAAAAAGACAAATATAGAGATAATTTTCGCCAACCCGAACAGGGGAATTTTTGTTTCACTTTTCTACCGAGGTGCACCTCTCGCCAGAGAGTTTCAGTCCATATCAGACATCCTGTCGTTTGATGTCGATCTTCATTTTGGCGGCGCCGACAAGTTCCTTGGCTTAAGCAGGGATAACGTCCGCCCCGACAAGAAGGCTTGGCTCAACCGCAGAATCAACAAGGCTCTCCTCAACGTATTTCCTCGATACTACGAAAATCTTCGAGCCCAAGCCGAGAAAAACGACTCAGTCAACGCAGACGAGCTTGGAGCTGCTTCACTTTTCGCTGAAGTCAATGGAAAACACTTCAAGCCTCATCTGATCTCCCACCAAGAGTGGCAGAGCCTGGACTGGATCGACGGAATTTCGCTGGGAGATTTGGTCAAGTTCGACATTATCGAACTCAGAGAAACGGGAGATTATTCCTCCAAACATCGCCTAGAAATGTCTCACGACGAAAACATATCGACCTGCAAAATCACCACATCACCAACAGTTAGCGATTGGCTCTGGCAACTACTGAGCCTCAAACACCAGCCCACGCTGATTGCGGCGCACGCAAACCACGCTGCGCACTATCGATTCCACCGCGTATCAGGGCAACTCCTGGCCCCGCTGCCAGACGACGCCGCTTTACGTTCGGCCCTCCAGCTTATTGTGCATCCAGACCGGGGCATGGGTTCTCGAAACACACTCCCTTGCCCCCGAGGGTTTGAGTTACTCAGGATCGAGCGCAGTCCTCCATATGTGAATCAGATTCTATTCCGGCTACCCCTGAGGATTGTCTGCCCATTTACAATCAAGCCAAGCGGTGAAATCAGCGTGCCAAATATCGTGGACGCAGTACGCTGGACTGCAAGGAACGCCGCAGACGAATCTATTCAATATACAGCCAAGCCCCCTTCAAAGAGCACTCTCGCCTTGATCTCAAGCAAAATGCTTGAGCTCATTGAGCATATAAACCGCCTAATGGATAACGCTTGGTCAAGCAGGAGGGCCTACGATCTTGAACAGATTCGCAGAGAACTGGGAAATGCGTTCGGCCCCGAGGCCATCAAGCCAAGCATTCCCCAGCACCCTTGA